A single genomic interval of Gossypium raimondii isolate GPD5lz chromosome 11, ASM2569854v1, whole genome shotgun sequence harbors:
- the LOC105801923 gene encoding protein LURP-one-related 17, protein MSFFMKSSSRSVHEERRWSAELPTTQSDLCMSLTVWRKSLVMSCNGFTVINSDGNVVYRVETYIGQRPKELVLMDGVGKSILTMRRNKNLRFLDTWFIYGGEIGAHCISTKRSEEQPIFYVKKCINILHNNPNVLAYVYRGRSTDEKYVYMIEGSYSHRSCKVVNEAKKVVAEIKRKDAIIGGVSFGVEVFMLIVEAGFDPGLAMALVLLLDQMFS, encoded by the exons ATGTCTTTTTTCATGAAATCTTCATCAAGATCGGTACATGAAGAACGACGTTGGTCGGCCGAGTTACCGACGACCCAAAGTGATCTATGCATGTCGCTAACGGTGTGGAGAAAATCGCTTGTAATGAGCTGTAACGGATTCACCGTGATTAATTCCGATGGTAATGTAGTTTATCGAGTCGAAACTTACATAGGACAACGCCCTAAAGAACTTGTTCTTATGGATGGGGTTGGAAAATCCATACTGACAATGCGACGTAACAAG AACCTTAGATTCTTGGATACTTGGTTTATCTATGGTGGGGAAATAGGTGCTCATTGTATATCAACAAAACGATCAGAGGAGCAACCGATTTTCTACGTAAAGAAATGTATTAACATCTTACATAACAACCCTAATGTACTAGCATACGTATATCGGGGCCGGTCAACGGACGAAAAGTACGTTTATATGATCGAAGGATCCTATTCGCATAGATCGTGTAAAGTGGTGAATGAGGCAAAGAAAGTGGTGGCTGAGATTAAGAGAAAAGATGCAATAATTGGAGGTGTTTCTTTTGGTGTAGAGGTTTTTATGTTGATTGTAGAGGCTGGATTTGATCCTGGTTTGGCAATGGCTTTGGTTCTTTTGTTGGATCAAATGTTTTCTTAG